In Desulfobotulus pelophilus, the following proteins share a genomic window:
- the nspC gene encoding carboxynorspermidine decarboxylase yields the protein MTRPLNFDPYALKTPAFVVDERLIAKNLARLGEIKERTGCRILLALKGFSMFSTFRLIRKTLDGTCASSVHEARLGRETFGGEVHAFAAAFSPEDMENFLGLCDHLVFNSFSLWEKFRPMTLSAPRKISCGIRVNPERSVGKVAIYDPCAPGSRLGVRRRDFRPDLLGGIEGLHFHALCEQNSHELALVLEAFVTNFGEFIPSMHWINFGGGHHITRDDYDMDRLCQLILDFRKEFRGIPVYLEPGEAIALNTGFLVAEVLDITGSEGWPHAILNTSATCHMPDVLEMPYRPDIIGSGDEGEKAHTYQLGGLSCLAGDRIGSYSFDTPLTVGDRLVFTDMAHYSMVKTNTFNGIPLPSIYRIDMEGRLHLEREFEYQDFKTRLG from the coding sequence ATGACCCGGCCCCTGAATTTCGACCCCTATGCCCTGAAAACTCCGGCCTTTGTGGTGGATGAAAGGCTCATTGCCAAAAATCTTGCCCGCCTAGGTGAGATAAAAGAGCGCACGGGATGCCGTATTCTTCTGGCTCTTAAAGGTTTTTCCATGTTTTCCACCTTCAGGCTCATCAGAAAAACCCTGGACGGCACCTGTGCCAGCTCCGTGCATGAAGCCCGCCTTGGCAGGGAAACCTTCGGAGGAGAAGTCCACGCCTTTGCCGCTGCTTTCAGCCCGGAGGATATGGAGAATTTTCTCGGACTCTGTGATCATCTGGTCTTCAACTCCTTTTCACTTTGGGAAAAATTCAGACCCATGACGCTGTCAGCCCCCAGAAAAATCAGCTGCGGCATACGGGTGAATCCAGAACGATCCGTGGGGAAAGTGGCCATCTATGATCCCTGCGCCCCCGGTTCCCGGCTGGGAGTCAGGCGCAGGGATTTCAGGCCGGATCTGCTGGGCGGCATAGAAGGGCTGCACTTCCATGCCCTGTGCGAGCAAAACAGCCATGAACTGGCTCTGGTGCTGGAAGCCTTTGTGACGAACTTTGGAGAATTTATCCCATCCATGCACTGGATAAACTTCGGCGGAGGCCACCACATCACAAGGGACGACTATGACATGGACAGACTCTGCCAGCTGATTCTTGATTTCAGAAAAGAGTTCCGGGGAATTCCCGTCTATCTGGAGCCTGGCGAAGCCATTGCACTGAACACGGGCTTTCTCGTGGCGGAAGTTCTGGATATTACCGGCTCAGAAGGATGGCCCCATGCCATTCTGAACACTTCCGCCACCTGCCACATGCCCGATGTGCTGGAAATGCCTTACAGACCGGATATTATAGGCAGCGGAGATGAGGGAGAAAAAGCCCATACCTACCAGCTGGGGGGCCTTTCCTGCCTTGCGGGTGATCGTATCGGCAGTTACAGCTTTGACACCCCCCTTACCGTGGGTGATCGTCTTGTTTTTACGGACATGGCCCACTACTCCATGGTTAAAACCAACACCTTCAACGGCATTCCCCTTCCTTCCATCTATCGCATTGACATGGAAGGAAGGCTGCATCTGGAACGAGAATTCGAATATCAGGACTTTAAAACCAGACTGGGATGA
- the speB gene encoding agmatinase, translating to MDTNNAYPFFLASENPGENPDKCLFHVIPAPWEASVSYGGGTAKGPSAILKASEQLERFDGVDEPANLGIWTHPPVACESSPAKVLSRIARVCDSVFSKYSIPVLLGGEHTVTLGGLMAAKERFGKIGIVQIDAHADLRDAYGGNPYSHASVMRRALDMGHHVFQVGVRALSSEEADFRETFPVPHLDASAIALSGIPANLLPHDFPERIWLTIDVDGMDPSVIPATGTPVPGGLSWYQTLDVIAKAVTGRRIIGMDCVELAPMNGFFHADFSAAHLVYQTMGLIGRLSRLP from the coding sequence ATGGACACGAACAATGCCTATCCCTTTTTTCTGGCCAGTGAAAATCCGGGTGAAAACCCGGATAAATGTCTTTTTCATGTTATTCCAGCACCATGGGAAGCCAGCGTATCCTATGGTGGGGGGACAGCCAAAGGGCCTTCGGCCATACTGAAAGCCTCCGAGCAGCTGGAACGCTTTGACGGTGTGGATGAACCTGCCAATCTTGGCATATGGACCCACCCACCCGTAGCCTGCGAGTCTTCACCCGCCAAGGTGCTCTCCCGAATAGCCCGGGTCTGTGACAGCGTTTTTTCGAAATACAGCATTCCCGTACTTCTGGGAGGCGAACACACCGTGACACTGGGCGGACTCATGGCTGCCAAAGAGCGTTTCGGAAAAATCGGCATCGTACAGATTGATGCCCATGCGGATCTCAGGGATGCTTATGGAGGAAACCCCTACAGCCATGCATCGGTCATGCGCAGGGCATTGGACATGGGCCATCATGTTTTTCAGGTAGGTGTCCGGGCTCTCTCTTCCGAAGAAGCAGACTTCAGGGAGACTTTTCCCGTACCGCACCTGGATGCATCTGCCATTGCCCTTTCCGGGATTCCTGCCAACCTTCTCCCCCATGATTTTCCGGAACGAATCTGGCTCACCATTGATGTGGATGGCATGGACCCCTCCGTGATACCAGCAACGGGAACCCCTGTCCCCGGAGGGCTGAGCTGGTATCAAACCCTGGATGTGATCGCTAAAGCCGTCACGGGCCGTAGAATCATAGGCATGGACTGCGTGGAACTGGCTCCCATGAACGGGTTTTTTCATGCTGATTTTTCTGCTGCCCATCTCGTTTACCAAACCATGGGACTTATCGGACGCCTATCCAGACTTCCCTGA
- the speA gene encoding biosynthetic arginine decarboxylase yields MLEKNTLDRWSLENALDLYGVRNWGAGYFDISQAGEVIITPIPDRKDLSISIPELIQGIRARGKEMPVLLRIENILDSQIACLHSAFAKAIDNAGYQGNFRGVYPIKVNQQKQVVEEVTSFGARYHHGLEAGSKAELIAALSFLKDPEACLICNGYKDEEFVDLALWACKMGYPCFLVVEMPGELELILERAAIIGVRPRIGIRIKLASKAGGHWTDSGGDRSIFGLDTTQVVGLVDRLREKEMLDCLQLLHYHLGSQIPNIRDIRNAVLEACRIYAGLISEGAPMGYLDLGGGLAVDYDGSHTNFSNSRNYSIDEYCADIVETVMGVMDEEELAHPIIITESGRATVAYYSVLLFNILDVSRLEPQPFLSDIPEDAPDVIVNLVDVLHSLSLRNLQECFNDAIFYRDELRQRFQHGAVTLRERSLGETIFWHIIHTIAQDVKKLKRIPPELSELDDALADIYYGNLSVFQSLPDAWAIDHLFPIMPVHRLLEKPTRNAVIADITCDCDGKLDRFIDIHGVRKSLPLHELKPDEEYYLGAFLVGAYQETLGDLHNLFGDTNVVSVRIREDGTLDYVKEMEGDSVADVLSYVEYSPKAMAERFRHAAETAIKAGFISVEDRYKVMKAYETGLLGYTYYER; encoded by the coding sequence TTGCTCGAAAAAAATACCCTTGATCGCTGGAGCCTGGAAAACGCACTGGATCTTTACGGTGTACGTAACTGGGGTGCTGGCTATTTCGACATTTCCCAGGCTGGTGAGGTGATCATCACTCCCATTCCTGACCGCAAAGACCTGAGCATCAGCATTCCCGAGCTTATTCAGGGAATCCGCGCCAGGGGCAAAGAAATGCCCGTGCTGCTGCGCATAGAAAACATTCTGGATTCCCAGATTGCCTGTTTGCATTCAGCTTTTGCCAAAGCCATTGACAATGCAGGCTATCAGGGGAATTTCAGGGGCGTATATCCCATCAAAGTGAATCAGCAGAAACAGGTGGTAGAAGAAGTGACAAGCTTCGGCGCCCGTTATCACCACGGACTGGAAGCCGGCTCCAAGGCCGAGCTGATCGCTGCCCTTTCCTTTCTGAAAGATCCGGAAGCCTGTCTCATATGCAATGGGTACAAAGATGAAGAATTCGTGGATCTGGCTCTCTGGGCCTGCAAAATGGGATATCCATGTTTCCTTGTGGTGGAAATGCCCGGTGAGCTGGAACTCATCCTTGAACGGGCAGCTATTATCGGGGTAAGACCCCGCATCGGAATAAGAATCAAGCTCGCTTCCAAAGCCGGAGGGCACTGGACAGATTCGGGTGGTGATCGCAGCATTTTCGGCCTGGATACCACTCAGGTGGTCGGACTTGTGGACAGACTCCGGGAAAAGGAAATGCTGGATTGTCTTCAGCTTCTGCACTACCATTTAGGCTCCCAGATTCCCAACATCCGGGATATACGCAATGCCGTACTGGAAGCCTGCCGTATCTATGCGGGTCTTATCAGTGAAGGAGCTCCTATGGGTTATCTGGACCTTGGGGGTGGACTGGCTGTGGACTATGACGGTTCCCACACCAATTTTTCCAATTCCCGGAATTACAGTATTGACGAATACTGCGCTGACATTGTGGAAACCGTAATGGGTGTCATGGACGAGGAAGAGCTCGCCCACCCCATCATCATTACGGAATCGGGCAGGGCCACCGTAGCCTATTATTCTGTGCTTCTCTTCAACATTCTGGATGTCAGTCGGCTGGAACCCCAGCCCTTCCTCAGCGACATACCGGAAGATGCTCCGGATGTCATTGTCAACCTGGTCGATGTTCTGCACTCCCTCAGCCTTCGAAATCTCCAGGAATGCTTCAACGATGCCATTTTCTACAGAGACGAACTGCGCCAGCGTTTTCAGCATGGAGCCGTAACCCTGAGGGAGCGTTCCCTCGGCGAAACCATTTTCTGGCACATCATCCACACCATTGCCCAGGATGTAAAAAAACTCAAACGCATACCTCCCGAACTCAGTGAACTGGATGATGCCCTGGCCGACATCTATTACGGCAACTTAAGTGTTTTTCAGAGCCTTCCCGATGCATGGGCCATCGACCATCTCTTTCCCATCATGCCGGTACACAGGTTACTCGAAAAACCCACACGTAACGCCGTAATTGCCGATATTACCTGTGACTGCGACGGTAAACTGGACCGTTTTATTGATATCCATGGAGTAAGAAAGTCCCTGCCTCTGCATGAACTGAAACCGGACGAAGAGTATTATCTCGGCGCATTCCTCGTAGGTGCCTACCAGGAAACCCTGGGCGACCTGCACAATCTCTTTGGTGATACCAATGTGGTCAGTGTCAGAATCCGTGAAGACGGCACACTGGACTATGTGAAGGAAATGGAAGGAGATTCTGTAGCTGATGTCTTAAGCTATGTGGAATACAGCCCCAAAGCCATGGCCGAACGATTCCGCCACGCGGCTGAAACAGCCATCAAAGCAGGTTTTATCAGCGTGGAAGACAGGTACAAAGTCATGAAGGCCTATGAAACAGGCCTGCTGGGCTATACCTATTATGAACGTTAG
- the ftsH gene encoding ATP-dependent zinc metalloprotease FtsH, with amino-acid sequence MNPFYKNLSLWLVIILMMIMLYNIFNQPQYAEENIGYSDFLTMVDREQIANVTIQGNDLLVVTQTNQRFKVFTPDDPDLIPMLRAKGVAIKAKPPAESPWFVSVLVSWLPMLLLIGVWIFFMRQMQGGGGKAMSFGKSKARLMDENTTRVTFTDVAGVEEAKEELQEIVDFLKDPKKFTRLGGRIPKGVLLTGSPGTGKTLLARAVAGEAGVPFFSISGSDFVEMFVGVGASRVRDLFNQGKKNAPCIIFIDEIDAVGRQRGAGLGGGHDEREQTLNQMLVEMDGFESNEGVILIAATNRPDVLDPALLRPGRFDRQVVVPLPDIAGREAILRVHMKKSPIARDVNIKSLAKGTPGFSGADLENMVNEAALIAAKRNKDALDMKDFEDAKDKVYMGLERKSNVMSEEEKRVTAYHEAGHALVARLLPFTDPVNKITIIPRGRAAGITWFLPDESVFRYKDQLVSGLSVAFGGRAAEEIIFKRISTGAANDIKQATDVAQRMVRSWGMSDDLGPISYAKGDEQIFLGRDIGQNRDYSDETARKIDTEISAFIHGAYHRALDVLTDNLEILHKLAEMLLDKETVSGKELDELILSLRPDIEFPSHLPEIDEEDSLFDPPQQEGFTPSDGDNDAGAEDNLNMPEPETDSGPEEENERPESDKNSSSEDRKS; translated from the coding sequence TTGAACCCATTTTATAAAAATTTATCTCTGTGGCTCGTTATCATTCTTATGATGATCATGCTCTATAACATCTTCAACCAGCCTCAGTATGCCGAGGAAAACATTGGCTACTCTGACTTTTTGACCATGGTGGACAGAGAACAGATCGCCAATGTCACCATACAGGGCAACGACCTGCTAGTGGTCACCCAAACGAATCAGCGTTTCAAAGTCTTTACCCCCGATGATCCGGATCTCATTCCCATGCTCCGGGCTAAAGGCGTTGCCATCAAAGCCAAACCACCCGCAGAATCACCTTGGTTTGTTTCTGTTCTGGTTTCCTGGCTCCCCATGCTGCTTCTGATCGGTGTCTGGATTTTTTTCATGAGACAGATGCAGGGTGGCGGCGGCAAAGCCATGAGCTTTGGAAAAAGCAAAGCACGCCTTATGGACGAAAATACAACCCGTGTCACCTTCACAGACGTGGCGGGTGTGGAGGAAGCCAAGGAAGAACTTCAGGAAATTGTTGATTTCCTGAAAGATCCTAAAAAATTTACCCGTCTGGGCGGGCGTATCCCCAAGGGGGTTCTTCTCACAGGCTCTCCCGGCACAGGAAAAACTCTTCTGGCCCGTGCTGTGGCAGGTGAGGCAGGCGTTCCCTTTTTCAGTATTTCCGGCTCAGACTTTGTGGAAATGTTCGTGGGCGTAGGTGCCTCCCGCGTCCGCGATCTCTTTAACCAGGGCAAAAAAAATGCCCCCTGCATTATCTTTATCGATGAAATTGATGCCGTAGGCAGGCAGCGCGGTGCAGGTCTCGGCGGCGGTCATGACGAGCGGGAACAGACCCTGAACCAGATGCTTGTAGAAATGGACGGTTTCGAATCCAATGAAGGGGTTATCCTCATCGCTGCCACCAACCGGCCTGATGTTCTCGACCCCGCCCTCCTTCGACCCGGACGTTTTGACAGGCAGGTAGTGGTTCCACTCCCCGATATTGCAGGCAGGGAAGCCATACTCCGCGTTCACATGAAGAAATCTCCCATAGCAAGGGACGTCAATATAAAAAGCCTTGCCAAGGGGACACCGGGCTTTTCCGGTGCAGACCTAGAAAATATGGTCAACGAAGCAGCTCTTATTGCAGCCAAACGCAACAAAGACGCCCTTGACATGAAAGATTTTGAAGATGCCAAAGATAAAGTATACATGGGTCTTGAGCGCAAATCCAATGTCATGAGCGAAGAAGAAAAAAGGGTCACTGCCTACCATGAAGCAGGCCATGCCCTTGTGGCACGGCTGCTGCCTTTCACCGATCCGGTAAATAAAATAACCATCATTCCAAGGGGTAGAGCTGCAGGCATCACCTGGTTTCTGCCGGACGAAAGCGTTTTCAGATATAAAGATCAGCTGGTTAGCGGCCTTTCCGTAGCCTTTGGCGGCAGAGCTGCCGAAGAAATTATCTTCAAACGCATCAGCACGGGTGCTGCCAATGATATCAAACAGGCAACGGATGTGGCCCAACGCATGGTCCGCTCCTGGGGCATGAGCGATGACCTCGGCCCCATCTCCTATGCCAAAGGAGATGAACAGATTTTTCTTGGCCGTGACATCGGTCAGAACCGGGATTATTCCGATGAAACCGCGCGTAAAATTGATACGGAAATATCTGCTTTCATCCACGGAGCCTATCACCGGGCTTTGGATGTTCTCACAGACAATCTGGAGATTCTGCACAAACTTGCGGAGATGCTCCTCGACAAAGAAACCGTATCCGGCAAAGAACTGGATGAACTGATCCTTTCACTGCGTCCGGACATTGAGTTTCCATCGCACCTGCCTGAAATCGATGAAGAAGACTCCCTCTTCGATCCTCCCCAGCAGGAAGGCTTCACTCCTTCCGATGGCGACAACGATGCGGGGGCGGAAGACAACCTTAACATGCCTGAGCCAGAAACTGATTCAGGGCCTGAAGAGGAAAATGAAAGGCCGGAGTCAGACAAAAACAGCTCCTCTGAAGACCGCAAATCCTGA
- the tilS gene encoding tRNA lysidine(34) synthetase TilS produces the protein MLKKENIKKPLYPPSPFLKKVLQTIREYSMWPDNARVLIAVSGGADSMALLHALMELCPFHGASLGIAHLHHGLRPEASEEETFVADHARTLALPFHSRKASLSMEYPDCSTEEAGRMARYAFFDQLQKERGYTHIATAHHADDRAEQVLMNLIRGCGPDGLEGIPPIRRGVIVRPLIHMQKSELIHFLMERGIPWKEDSSNKDTVFLRNRIRHKLLPFLEKEFNPSIRRTLLRTAAIAENENQWLENTSKNAYLELLLEETSDKVSLRGKKLSSQPPALQARILRHALCHLRGNLQAFGQRHLQSIQQLLHSSESVECHLPGRIRARYSMGILELRHMPHSLRINKQLPSFSCDIALPKSLPATVLLPNGFGRLLIQSDPPENSCKDPFTAIPHTLFPLIVRVPLPGDRMRPSGRGGSRKIFRLLSESFIPKELRRQRPVIIHQEAVIWVPGLPPDIRIAFATEKNTSLWLLWQKEDPV, from the coding sequence ATGTTGAAAAAAGAAAACATAAAAAAACCCTTGTATCCGCCATCACCCTTTCTCAAAAAAGTTCTGCAAACCATACGGGAATATAGCATGTGGCCCGACAATGCACGGGTACTCATTGCCGTATCCGGTGGAGCGGATTCCATGGCCCTCCTCCACGCGCTTATGGAACTTTGCCCTTTTCACGGAGCTTCCCTTGGCATTGCCCATCTCCATCATGGCCTGAGACCCGAAGCCTCGGAAGAAGAAACCTTTGTGGCTGACCATGCCCGAACCCTGGCCCTTCCATTTCACAGCAGAAAAGCCTCTCTGTCCATGGAATACCCCGACTGCAGTACCGAAGAAGCCGGGCGCATGGCACGGTATGCTTTCTTCGATCAGCTGCAAAAGGAGCGGGGCTATACCCACATAGCTACGGCTCACCATGCCGACGACAGAGCGGAACAGGTTCTCATGAACCTCATCCGAGGTTGCGGACCAGACGGACTTGAAGGCATTCCACCCATACGCCGGGGAGTCATTGTCCGTCCTCTCATCCATATGCAGAAATCCGAACTCATTCATTTCCTTATGGAGAGAGGAATCCCATGGAAAGAAGATTCCTCCAATAAAGATACGGTTTTCTTGCGAAACCGTATCCGTCATAAACTTCTTCCCTTCCTGGAAAAAGAATTCAATCCATCTATCCGCCGCACTCTACTGCGTACAGCTGCCATTGCAGAAAACGAAAATCAGTGGCTGGAAAACACCTCAAAAAATGCCTATCTGGAGTTGTTACTGGAAGAAACCTCAGACAAGGTCTCCCTAAGGGGAAAAAAACTTAGCAGCCAGCCTCCGGCCCTGCAGGCCCGTATTCTACGCCATGCTCTCTGTCACCTCCGGGGGAATCTCCAGGCCTTTGGCCAGCGACATCTGCAGAGCATTCAGCAGCTCCTGCACTCCAGCGAATCCGTGGAATGCCACCTTCCCGGAAGAATTCGTGCCCGCTATTCCATGGGAATCCTTGAGCTCAGACACATGCCCCACTCCCTCCGTATAAACAAACAGCTGCCTTCTTTTTCCTGTGACATTGCCCTCCCCAAAAGTCTTCCCGCCACAGTCCTCCTTCCCAACGGTTTTGGACGCCTTCTCATCCAGTCAGACCCTCCGGAAAACTCTTGCAAGGACCCTTTCACAGCCATACCCCACACTCTGTTTCCCCTTATTGTGCGCGTTCCCCTGCCCGGAGACCGTATGCGACCTTCAGGAAGGGGCGGATCCAGAAAAATTTTCCGCCTCCTCTCCGAGTCCTTTATTCCCAAAGAACTTCGAAGACAAAGGCCTGTCATCATACATCAGGAAGCCGTTATCTGGGTACCGGGACTGCCGCCGGATATCCGCATCGCTTTTGCGACAGAAAAAAACACCAGCCTCTGGCTGCTGTGGCAGAAAGAAGATCCGGTATGA
- a CDS encoding saccharopine dehydrogenase family protein, translating to MSRVLIIGAGGVGQVVAHKCAQLPDIFSEIMLASRTKEKCDRIAAQLKRPIRTAKLDADKVADTVVLIRQFQPEMIINVALPYQDIAIMDACLETGVHYLDTANYEPPDVAKFEYKWQWAYQERFKEKGLMALLGSGFDPGVTNVFCAYAQKHHFDEIHTLDIIDCNAGDHGQPFATNFNPEINIREITQRGRYWEQGEWVETDPLSWSMTYDFPEGIGPKKCFLLYHEELESLVKHLKGLKRARFWMTFSDAYLTHLKVLENVGMTRIDPVEIRGQQIAPIEFLKAVLPDPGSLGPLTKGRTCIGCLMKGVKDGKERTVYIYNICSHEEAYAEVGSQAISYTTGVPAMIGAKMMLSGKWTGRGVFNMEELDPDPFMEALNLHGLPWKEIISQ from the coding sequence ATGTCCAGGGTTTTAATTATCGGTGCCGGCGGTGTCGGTCAGGTGGTGGCCCACAAATGCGCCCAGCTTCCCGACATTTTTTCCGAAATCATGCTTGCAAGCCGCACAAAGGAAAAGTGCGACCGCATTGCAGCCCAGCTTAAGCGCCCCATACGTACAGCAAAGCTGGATGCGGACAAGGTGGCTGACACCGTGGTCCTGATCCGCCAGTTTCAACCAGAAATGATCATCAACGTGGCCCTGCCCTACCAGGATATTGCCATTATGGACGCCTGCCTTGAAACCGGCGTGCACTATCTGGATACGGCTAACTACGAACCGCCGGATGTGGCAAAGTTTGAGTATAAATGGCAGTGGGCCTATCAGGAGCGTTTTAAAGAGAAAGGTCTCATGGCCCTTCTCGGCAGCGGCTTTGACCCCGGTGTCACCAATGTCTTCTGTGCCTATGCCCAGAAGCATCACTTTGATGAAATCCATACCCTGGACATCATCGACTGCAACGCAGGCGACCATGGCCAGCCCTTTGCCACCAATTTCAACCCGGAAATCAATATCAGGGAAATCACCCAGAGGGGCCGTTACTGGGAGCAGGGCGAATGGGTGGAAACCGATCCCCTTTCCTGGTCCATGACCTATGATTTTCCGGAAGGTATCGGCCCTAAAAAATGCTTTCTTCTCTACCACGAAGAGCTGGAATCTTTGGTGAAACATCTGAAAGGCCTGAAAAGAGCCCGCTTCTGGATGACCTTCTCCGATGCCTACCTCACCCACCTGAAAGTCCTTGAAAATGTGGGAATGACACGCATCGATCCGGTGGAAATCAGGGGCCAGCAGATTGCCCCCATTGAATTTTTAAAAGCGGTTCTCCCCGATCCGGGAAGCCTTGGGCCTCTGACCAAGGGACGCACCTGCATCGGCTGCCTCATGAAAGGCGTAAAAGACGGAAAGGAAAGAACCGTTTATATTTACAACATCTGCAGCCATGAAGAAGCTTATGCAGAAGTGGGGTCCCAGGCCATCTCTTACACCACAGGGGTTCCGGCCATGATAGGAGCCAAAATGATGCTCAGCGGCAAATGGACAGGAAGGGGGGTTTTCAATATGGAAGAACTGGATCCCGATCCCTTCATGGAAGCCCTCAATCTTCACGGACTGCCATGGAAGGAAATCATCAGCCAATGA
- a CDS encoding sensor domain-containing diguanylate cyclase, translating into MAPITEETVQELESKALLACLEVGKRLTSTLDLNEILQLIMEKICTFVMADHWSLLLRDEETGELHFTIVVGVENDKLLGVRIERGKGIAGHAAETCRTLFVENAQEDPHFFPGIDQTTGFETKSVFCLPLCIHGKVLGVIEIINLEDIRTFETRHLPILTLLADYAAIAIRNAQFLDKIRLLSITDEYTGLYNARYMHQILETLILKAESCGTKLAVAFMDMDHFKSVVDSRGHLMGSRVLREVGQTLKENLGHGDIVAKYGGDEYVMIFSDCGREQAQEKCSSVLTAVRNTLYLAAFTNQPGIRVTASIGFAIYPDDARTKKDLLLLADRAMYRVKRGRKNAASSWNQEDGKEPSFREV; encoded by the coding sequence ATGGCCCCCATCACAGAAGAAACTGTTCAGGAGCTGGAATCCAAAGCACTTCTCGCCTGCCTTGAGGTTGGCAAACGACTCACGTCAACCCTTGATCTCAATGAAATCCTGCAGCTCATTATGGAAAAAATATGTACCTTTGTGATGGCAGACCACTGGTCCCTCCTGCTACGGGACGAGGAAACAGGGGAGTTACATTTTACAATTGTTGTTGGAGTGGAAAACGATAAGCTGCTTGGCGTACGGATTGAGCGTGGAAAAGGAATTGCAGGCCATGCAGCCGAAACCTGCCGGACTCTTTTTGTGGAAAACGCTCAGGAAGACCCCCATTTTTTTCCCGGTATCGACCAGACAACTGGCTTTGAGACAAAATCCGTATTCTGCCTGCCCCTTTGCATCCATGGCAAAGTTCTCGGTGTCATTGAAATTATCAATCTGGAAGATATCCGGACTTTTGAAACACGCCATCTTCCCATCCTCACCCTTCTGGCCGACTATGCTGCCATCGCCATACGCAATGCCCAGTTTCTGGACAAAATCCGCCTTCTCAGTATCACCGATGAATACACAGGGCTCTACAATGCCCGCTATATGCACCAAATTCTGGAAACCCTCATCCTTAAAGCAGAGAGTTGTGGCACAAAACTGGCTGTTGCTTTCATGGATATGGACCACTTTAAAAGCGTTGTGGACAGCAGAGGGCACCTGATGGGATCACGGGTACTACGGGAAGTAGGGCAGACCCTGAAAGAAAATCTGGGACATGGGGACATTGTTGCCAAGTATGGAGGAGACGAATATGTTATGATTTTTTCTGACTGCGGAAGGGAACAGGCTCAGGAAAAATGTTCCTCTGTGCTCACTGCGGTAAGAAACACCCTTTATCTTGCTGCATTCACAAACCAGCCAGGCATACGGGTAACGGCAAGCATCGGTTTTGCCATTTATCCCGATGATGCCCGAACCAAAAAAGACCTGCTTCTCCTGGCAGACCGCGCTATGTACCGTGTCAAAAGAGGCCGTAAAAATGCTGCGTCCTCCTGGAACCAGGAAGACGGAAAGGAGCCCTCCTTCAGGGAGGTATAA